One Coregonus clupeaformis isolate EN_2021a chromosome 33, ASM2061545v1, whole genome shotgun sequence DNA window includes the following coding sequences:
- the LOC121548870 gene encoding signal recognition particle 9 kDa protein yields the protein MPYYQTWEEFARAAEKLYLKEPMKVRVVLKYRHCDGNLCIKVTDDAVCLQYKTDQAQDVKKIEKLHGKLMRLMVSKESGAMEMD from the exons ATGCCTTATTATCAAACATGGGAAGAGTTCGCTCGTGCAGCAGAAAAACTATATTTGAAAGAGCCAATGAAG GTCAGGGTGGTTCTCAAATACAGACACTGTGATGGTAACCTTTGCATCAAAGTCACCGATGATGCAGTG TGTTTACAATACAAGACGGACCAGGCCCAGGACGTTAAGAAGATAGAGAAACTGCATGGCAAACTGATGAGGCTTATGGTGTCCAAGGAAAGTGGTGCCATGGAAATGGATTGA